Part of the Paroedura picta isolate Pp20150507F chromosome 3, Ppicta_v3.0, whole genome shotgun sequence genome is shown below.
ctccccacaacagacaccctgtgaggtgggtgaggctgagagagcgctgatatcactgcccggtcagaacagttttatcagtgctgtggcaagcccaaggtcacccagctggctgcatgtgggggagcgcagaatcgaacccggcatgccagattagaagtccgcactcctaaccacgacaccaaactggctcttagtttACAACTTTTAATTAGTTCTGCCCTGATTTGTGATTACCTCCCCGATAAGAGGCAGTATTATTCTAATAATCCTTCCTGATCTTTTAATGATTTGAAAACTGTCTGGTTTGACCCACATATTtcaactcaaattttgtttctcCTTTATGAGAAATGTTTGTAAACCCCCACCCTGCAGTTTTTAAATCATGGATAAATTGGTACTGACTGGAAGTCATCAGGATTTGAACCGGACCCCTGGAAAATTaagctggcctcaacctgggggcagggcctttttggtcctggctccaacctggtggaatgagctcccggaagagctgaggaccctgccggagttgtcagcagggcctgtaagatggagatcttccgccaggcatatggttgagccCAGGGCAGAGTCCTGGCATTCCACCAGAGGATCTCTCTGCAAGGTCTACTAGATCTGGCACCCACTCCCAGTGGAAGCGGACTTGGGATTAGGATTAATTAGAAGAGTATCTGACTGCTTGCTACCTTTGTCTTAAGGGAGGATTTtctagggttttattgtatttaatgttttattcctgtgaaccACTGCAAGACCATTGgaggagtggcagtatacaaattaattttttttttaaattgtgaccCCCCCACATTCAGTTAAGCAACCTCATATGGGGTCACGACGCACAGTTTAAGATGCTTTGCCCTAATGTAGTCTGCCTGAAATCTGTAGGCTGGCCCTGAATGAACAcagcataagaacacaagaagagtcctactgaatcagatcagtggtctatctggtccagcatcatgtctcacacagccgtcaaccagttcctttggacagcAGATAATGGCATAGAgccccaggccttcccctgatattgccacCGGGCCTTGGGATTCAAAATGTGGTGCCCCGTTCTCTTCCCCAGTTCCAATCTACTCTTTAACAAGCATTTGATTGCTTTGATTCCATTCCTCCATTTGCAAAAGGGCTAGTGCATCTGAATGTGGTGGTTCCCTTCCATCACAGTGGCTAGGAGATGGACTTCTCCTCCAtggatctatctaatcctcttttaaagctgtttatttcggTGGCCATCACGACATCCTCTAGCAGTAACCTCCACCCTTTAATCTTTCTAATCCCGGAACACAAATAAAATGGAAGCTGAATTGTGCCAAATGTACTAGAAGAACTTGGATTAAATACACATTTAGAGTTTCAAAAGTGACATCAAAGAAGACAAACAAGAAAATGGCGAAAGGAACACCAAACCACAGCATGGCCGACAATATTCCCTAGAAACAAGATGGCTGTAAATAAAAGGGGCTGTGGCCCCCTACTTGTACAAAGCTTAGTAAAGGCAGATGAGGGTGACCCAAAATACAAGAGTGAGTGGGCCACTAAAATGTATACTAACTTGCTCGCCTCCTCCACACCCAGAGTATTAAAGATTTGCAACTGAAGCTGGTGTGAGCTTCCCCATCCAACACTACAAGGAAAAGTAAACTGGAAGAGCTATGAGGTAAATTCTGAGCACTTAAGCCCTGAACTGACAGGTGCTGCTTTGATAGCTGCTTTGTTGCCGTTTTCCCCCATTGCCAAGATGGGACAAACTCTGGCAGGCCAGAACCCTGTCAGGTGGTCTAGGCcgggctatctcaaccagggttttgtgaatggccatggaagggtttcctgaatggataggttaattcatttttaatgtttttaaaatttgttaaccatttatcaggtgatatgaccatatatatcaggggtagtcaaactgcggccctccagatgtccatggactacaattcccaggagcccctgccagcgtctgctggcacgggctcctgggaattgcagtccatggacatctggagggccgcagtttgactacccctgatatatatggtcatattgagtCATCCACCCCATCgtctaatggccaatgatgggcctggagagggtgcaatgggaggagccctgagtgggtgtgtacacaactgttcttcccagccatattctgcacgatcccactacttctggggtttctcgaagccagaagaacctttcagaggtttctcaagtgtaaaaaggttgagaagggctgctctagGCATACATTATCCAGAGTGTACCTGCTGCCTCAGAAGCTTTCCAAAAAAGAATGCCAAAAAGTGCCAGGAGACAGGAGAAAAAGATTCTTCCCTTTTGCGTGCCTTTCCACTTACCCATTTGCTTGTTGACTAGATGGCCAACGCTTCAAGGCAGTACCCCCTTGCTATCATTGTAACCGTGTTATGAGGTGAATGATGCATGGAGGGACTTGGGGCATGTTAACATCCGTGAGAGATCAGGAGGAGAGTTTTGGGAAGCCAGCAACTCTCTCACTGAAGTCACCAAAGTGTGTTGGTCATTTTGGGGGATGGAAGAGGGATCagaatagagttgccaactgcctggaggaaaacatcctgtccctttaatagaaatTTAATGAGATTTAATttaccttgagagccagtttggtgtagtggttaggagtgcggacttctaatctggcatgccaggttcgattctgcgctcccccacatgcagccagctgggtgaccttgggctcgccacggcactgataaaactgttctgaccgagcagtgatatcagggctctctcagcctcacccacctcacagggtgtctgttgtggggagaggaatgggaaggcgactgtaagccgctttgagcctccttcgggtagggaaaagcggcatataagaaccaactcttcttcttcttctacctggtcATGTTGCTTCCCTGAAAGctatgaaaagcttcacctgctcaTTTCTAGACGTTATGCCTCTGACCAACAGACAGGACAGGGTTCCTCACTTCAGTTTAGCCTCAGTTTACCAAGCCTCATCCTGAAGTGAGTTCATGTGTGTttgtggaggggtgggtggaaatCATTGAGAGTTAGTAGTTTTTCCTTGCGATTTCTTTTGGCCCTTGGCATGGCTGTGGCTTAATAGAATGTGATTCCTATGAAGTATTTTGCCATGGCAATTTAttcgaggtatgagcttttgtgtgcaggcagctCTTCCTCACAGGAAACCTTATATCATGACTAaaacttggttgctcttaaaagtgccatgggactcaaattttgttctgctacttcagaccaacacagctatccacctgaatctattctgGGCTTTATACATCTGCTTGAAAACGTGCTTGGACTCACAGAAGTCACTCTCTTTCTGAGAAATGCCATCACTAGGCAGTACTGGTAACCAAAAACAGCcatgaaaaggaaacaaacagtGAAGAAAAAACCCTCCAATGAGATACTGggttttcccctctcctctgcagaaagTGAAAGAGCCAAAtcgttgctttctttttttttcttttcagtgaaAGGTTTCTAGTGCTTTTCCTTTTTCAGCTCCAGAATTTACAAGAATCAAGAAGAAAGATGGCCAGGTAAGTGATCAGGCCTGTGTCGATGTGGGTGTTTTACAAAGAACAGAGAAAGCCCTCAAAGGTATGCAGTGATAAACTGGCAATATTATTTTCATAGACTGGAAGCAAAAGAGACCTACGCTGAAGCAGATAGATGACACTTTCCTAGCTAGAATGAGCTAGAAATGAAAATGCTTTGTGTGGACACAAATGTTGCCGTCTGGGAATTGGACAGTAGAGACCGTAAATGTCTTGGCTGCTGTAAGAgtccctgtttgcctccacatCGGCTCTGCTTGTACGTTTGCAGATAAATATATTGAGAGGCACTGTAGTGTAatgctctaagtcagtggtccccaacctttttatcaccggggaccggtcaatacttgacaattttattgaggcccggagGACACCaccgccgcctaagcccctgctccacttgctttcccgctggcacccctgatttcctgtCACCCACTGGGGGGAGGGTGTTGCCCGGAGCAGCTACGCAATGCCACGcttagggggagccccagccaagacggatactggagagcaccaaaggtgagccggcagcagagtggcagggcagcccccagggcagcagctggggaagaggacaaagaggagctgcggaccggtaccgactgatctatggaccggtaccggtccccggaccgggggttggggaccactgctctaagttaCAAATGAGGATGGGAGAAATTCTGTTCTGGAAGAACACGGACAGGCTAAAGGGGTAGTCTCTCCCTCTAACATACTACTGGAGGAACAAAGTGgtggttttgctcatttcaacttccaaaggaaaaaaaaacatttctttacCGAGAATATTGGACAATTTGGGGGAAATTCACAATTTAGTTCATGTAAatctctttctccccaccccccttggtgTTTGAAAGGACTGGGAGGAGTGGGGTGCGGGAAAGATATGTAATCCTTGTACCTGAAttatgaggtaaaggtaaaggtatcccctgtgcaagcaccgggtcatgtctgacccttggggtgacgccttctagcgttttcatggcagactcaatacggggtggtatccctagtcattaccgttaaccccccagcaagctgggtactcattttactgacctcggaaggacggaaggctgagtcaaccttgagccagctgctgggatcgaactcccagcctcatgggcagagctttcagactgcatgtctgctgccttaccactctgcgccacaagaggctcttgaattaTGAGGTACAATCACACAAAAACCTGCCAAATGCCCTTTCTGAAGTAGCTACCAGAGCAGCTGTTTATCACCTAGTTCTTGCagtgctttcctttcccctgcctaCCAGTAAAAGATGGAAGGTGCAAGTGCACATCCTTGTTCACTCACCCTCTGTGGTTATTGAAGTGAGTCTTGAACCAAGGAAAGGAGGGCGAGAGGAGCCTCTTCATACATTAACAAGGACAGAGATAGGGCCTGTGGTCCCAACCTGAAATAGTCCTCAATAGGTATTATTGGTCAAGTGAAatctatctgcctgcctgcctgtctgtctatctatcttaagatttatatactgtttcacagcagtttacaataaaaacaataaaagacaatgtaaccccctaaaaaaaaacccttaacacATTAATCAGATGGCAATACTATCAGAGTTCTGATCTCCCACCCCtcgttcagcacatgggtcagaTGAACTCTCTCACTGGGAACAAGGGTCCCAGTCTAAAACAAGAATTGAGGGAACCCCCCTTGGTAACACCGAGATCTCATCCCAGCCTTActcatatgcctggcggaagagctccgtcttacaggccctgcggaatgctgacaactccaacagggcccttagctcttctgggagctcattccaccaggctgaaaaagccctggatatggatcactgtggccaagtgttctaaagacaggtagggcactagtagacaCACTTGGCACAgatctgggctactttcatgacctgtgtCTCCACagaaaaggaggcatcaaagatcacccccaaattcctggtaatcagtgcagatgttagttgcaccccgtccaggcatgggaggcgcgcttcctgatcctgccctacccagccacaggacctccatcttggagtggttgagtttcagatgactctgcctgagccatccagccactgcttccaaacaactggcaaatgtattcggggggggggggggaagactccggctgtctgtccatgaggaggtagagcagggtgtcatccacatatcggTGACATCTGATAAAGATCCTTGTTGCAGGTTTTGGAGAGGGTCCGTGAGCCAATAGCCAGTAAAGGATTGGATGAATCAATGGCCTAATTCAATACAGGACCATATCATATTGTTATGCTGTGACACTCCAAAGTAGAATCACAGAAATGGTTTTTATTACATTTCAGCAATGTTTGTATTTACACACCTAAGGGCATGATAATTGTGGATGACACAAGTATTCTTTATTTTCTAGGTTTTGGTTGGCTTTGTTGGAAATGACCAAGAACTATGTTTTTGGCCATACACCTAAGAAAACAAATAGCCCTGAAGACCCTTCTAAAAAGGACCAGAAACATTGTTCAAAATCAGCAATTCCAGCAAACTCATCTGGAAAAGATAAAAGCTCAGAGCTCACTGAAGAAACCCAAAATCTTTTACATCAGAAAGTGTCAGCAGTTCAAACTCCGCTGACTTCAGAAATACAACTTGGAGAACAGGATGCAAACCAATCAGAAGACCAAATTATCAGCAGTCGAAGGCCAAAGTCCCCAACAAGCTCAGATGATGTCAATTACTATTCCTTTGATGATTCTGGAGTTTCTAGTGATGAAGATTTCCTGGAGGATGAGCTCAATGAAGAATTTGCTGCTCAAACACAACCAGGCTCAAAAATACAATCAGGAGACCGGGGTGTAAACCAACCAGAAGAGGACCTCATTGACAGCCCAAGATCAACCTCTCCAAAAAGCTCAGAAGATTCCAGTGATTGTTCTGTGGATCCTTGTGAGGAACAAGACTTGCTCACTCACAGGATGGAGTGTTTAAGACAGAGAGACCAAGGTATCTTGGAGATAAGTAAGACAGGTAAACATCTGCACAGGAAAAATATACTAAGACTCATCTATAGTAAAACTAATGAACAGAAACTGTGTAGAGATTCCACTTgaagaacaaaaatagagtccaatagcacctttaagaccaacaaagatttattcaaggcgtgagcttttgaagagcgcatgcactcttcctcagactaaataaaccagtggtctccaacccccaggccgcagaccggtacCAATCCATgggtcagtcggtaccgggccacagctcctcctcatcctcctccccagctgctgcctcaggagctgccctgctcacctttggtgctctccagcagccaccatggctggggctccccctcagcatggcactgcgcagctgctgctggcagcgccccccagtgggcggcgggaagtcaggggcgccggtgggaaaacaagtggagcaggggctcaggtggaggtagtgacgtccctcggcaaaagactaccccccccagcctcagtaaaattgtcaagcattgatcggtccccggtgataaaaaggttggggaccactgaaataaaCAACCATCATAACCCTTTGTTGCCACATTTGGTGTCacctccaccaggccagggcgaCCACCGAACGCTGGGTGGCCCAGCAGGCAGGGGCAGCACTGGAGAATTGGGGGCCAGTGAGCCCTGAGATGGAGGCATCAGAGGTGGCCCTGGCCCTGCAGAGGTGGCATCAGAGAGAGCGGCAAAGGGTTATGATGGTTGTtcttttagtctgaggaagagtgcaagcaagagatgttcaaggtggcttgccattgcctgtctctggatagtagtgaccctgaacttccttggtggtctcccatcccattgCTCacccaggccaaccctgcttggcttcctgaagaaaatgacagcttcagaaggtgggctgaattcctgctgagctccttttctcctcagattctgtccttcgcaggctccatcccagatctccaagaatttcttaacccagagttggcaacccttccccacaagtctccatctttgggaggctgaaaAAACCTTCTCTTGCTTGCGCTTGGCCAGGGGATTCtccattgcttgcctccctcctccctccaatgAGGGCCCAACGtgacttttacaaatgacttttacaaagaacttatatagTATttaagggaccgcctgtcgccctatgggaccacctgtcgccctatgtctcccgcagggctctatgctcggcgggggagaatctcctggtcgttcctggccctagagaagcgcacctggcctcgaccagggccagggccttttcggtcttggctcctacctagtggaacgagctcccgggtgagctgcgggccctgcgggatttaccagctttccgcagggcctgcaagacagagctctttcgccaggtttttggttgaggccggggtcagcgaatgagagccagcatccccccctggacctagtaagttagatatcctccccatcccccctgccgctctgatagcaggggtgggaataatgagagcttccgccatgttgggattgttttaaagtcttttaatgggtattttaatggggacaagactactgtgacctgccatgagcctacgggcagtggcgggaaataaatctaactaataacaataacaataacaataacaataacaataacaataacaataacaataacaataacaataacaataacaataacaataacaataacaataacaataataataatatttccagactaaaatatggccactgcacaacaaccaaaaaaagaaaaagaagtgttgGCAATATAGTGTGCTTTGAATTTggagtagacctaacaccaggcaataagtgtgtgtttgtatgcgtgtgttggggaggggggcacgagggatgtggcctgggagccaacaGGCCAGCAGCCCAAAAGCGTTTGGGAACCAATGCTGTAATCCAACCATGAGATTATCTGAGTGTGGGTTAATGTAACCAGAATGGCTGAGTCTAGAGTATGAGTGTTGGTGAATCagataggcctattatgcacggccgctgaaatggcggcatggagaacgtggaggagaaagaagcaaagcaaaccgcttacgcacgggatggaacgcaatggcagcaaaacccagagtatcccaTTAttcacgcggctactccggagccgcttctggttgcgcctttGTCcctggaagctccactttcttctgcatctcgctaatgcggctttttcagcagcatacgctgactctgcacctggttgcctcctgcagcgtgcataattagtTATTTTatccgccgccattccaccccgaatgtggactttctactccgtgcataatgggccatacagttTATAGGAAGGTACTCCTAGATACCAGGTCGACCTGTTTTTCAAAGAAGAACGCAGGGTCCATAAGCACCCCCCAGTTCTTAATCTGCTCCAAAAATGCCAACTCCATCTTGGAGAAGTAGATTTAATATATGCTTCCTGGACAGCATTACCTCTGTGTGTTTGCCAATATGCCTTGCATATGCAACTCTAATCCCTGGTATTCCCAGTTAAAAATATCATTGATTCTGTCTGGTGAAGGAGACTCTTGTCTCAGCCTTTGGAAAGGTTCTGGCAACCAGCGGCCACTACTGGATTCAAGGTACTATACCCGAATTCAGTAGTGTCATATTTTCATGCTCCCAGCAGCGTTACGGCACAAACTGGATTCTAAAAACGCCACCGCTTTCATTTCAGATTCTCTAACCAGTGGCCAAAATGAAATGTCTGCTCTTCGCACTCCGCCAGCCTCAGAAATGCAGCCAGGGGGGCAAGATCCAAATGAATCAGAAAAGGAAACTATCCGCAATCCAGGATCAGCATCTCCAACCATTTCAGAAGATTCCATTGATACTCTTTGTGAGCAACAAGGTTTGCTGACTCGCTGGATGGAAAGTCTACGACAAAGAGACCAGGACTATTCAGAGGAGGGTAAAGGGGGTGGCATGACTTTTGACCCTGGGGAAGATGAGAATGTAGCCAGCAACTTGTGTAATGAAAGCAGACCTGTCTACAATACAAAACGGAGAAGCAGCAGGAAACGGGTTAGGAACTTACGGAGCCGTGTCTGTTCAGTTTGGTTATCCTTTAGGAGACTGGTTAGGAACCTATGGAGCCATGTCTGTTCAATTGGGTCATCTATTAGGGG
Proteins encoded:
- the LOC143834352 gene encoding uncharacterized protein LOC143834352 isoform X2, which codes for MARFWLALLEMTKNYVFGHTPKKTNSPEDPSKKDQKHCSKSAIPANSSGKDKSSELTEETQNLLHQKVSAVQTPLTSEIQLGEQDANQSEDQIISSRRPKSPTSSDDVNYYSFDDSGVSSDEDFLEDELNEEFAAQTQPGSKIQSGDRGVNQPEEDLIDSPRSTSPKSSEDSSDCSVDPCEEQDLLTHRMECLRQRDQDSLTSGQNEMSALRTPPASEMQPGGQDPNESEKETIRNPGSASPTISEDSIDTLCEQQGLLTRWMESLRQRDQDYSEEGKGGGMTFDPGEDENVASNLCNESRPVYNTKRRSSRKRVRNLRSRVCSVWLSFRRLVRNLWSHVCSIGSSIRGRVRKFWNRACSVWSSFRKGVRTFGNRPVGSSFRKGLGTFWSRICSIWSSFSQLVRRYSKHLSCCQS
- the LOC143834352 gene encoding uncharacterized protein LOC143834352 isoform X1; its protein translation is MARFWLALLEMTKNYVFGHTPKKTNSPEDPSKKDQKHCSKSAIPANSSGKDKSSELTEETQNLLHQKVSAVQTPLTSEIQLGEQDANQSEDQIISSRRPKSPTSSDDVNYYSFDDSGVSSDEDFLEDELNEEFAAQTQPGSKIQSGDRGVNQPEEDLIDSPRSTSPKSSEDSSDCSVDPCEEQDLLTHRMECLRQRDQGILEISKTDSLTSGQNEMSALRTPPASEMQPGGQDPNESEKETIRNPGSASPTISEDSIDTLCEQQGLLTRWMESLRQRDQDYSEEGKGGGMTFDPGEDENVASNLCNESRPVYNTKRRSSRKRVRNLRSRVCSVWLSFRRLVRNLWSHVCSIGSSIRGRVRKFWNRACSVWSSFRKGVRTFGNRPVGSSFRKGLGTFWSRICSIWSSFSQLVRRYSKHLSCCQS